Proteins encoded in a region of the Esox lucius isolate fEsoLuc1 chromosome 9, fEsoLuc1.pri, whole genome shotgun sequence genome:
- the LOC105027475 gene encoding zinc finger protein 568-like isoform X2: MSKTKSRESLGSDFGAPGQRSWHQPERVSVKLEDCSQTLELNVIVKEEEGEGEEETGTEEKDEEEGEEMVRVGGEIKEEEMQIENDYDERVIVGRVLKQEEEEFIEIKEEVEERAVTEEVEESAVKEEEEETEVKVEVEERSVKEDRDERPGTEEEEELEGNREMAAPDIGEEEEEIDGVIDPGESSNQGSDSEPSFTTSGNHKQHTGWKSRQFNPHTLAGEKPFQCSQCGKCFSRVENLNIHQLAQKGEKPFHCSQCGKGFRRLATLKKHQLTHTGEKSYHCSQCGKSFSQLENLKEHQLTHTGEKPYHCSQCGKRFSRIENLNRHQLTHTGEKPFHCSQCGKNFRDLATLKKHQLTHTGEKSYHCSQCGKSFSQFGNLKRHQLSHTGEKPYNCSQCGKCFSRSSNLKTHQLKYHIHDTGQSSVASAEISLLPTQVRNT; the protein is encoded by the exons ATGTCTAAAACCAAGTCCAGAGAGTCCCTTGGTTCCGACTTTGGTGctccaggtcagaggtcatggcACCAGCCAGAGAGGGTGTCAGTGAAACTGGAAGACTGCAGTCAAACACTGGAGCTCAATGTTATTGtcaaagaggaagagggagagggagaggaggaaacaGGAACTGAGGAGAAAGATGAGGAAGAAGGGGAGGAGATGGTAAGAGTTGGAGGAGAAATCAAAGAGGAAGAGATGCAGATTGAAAATGATTATGATGAGAGAGTCATAGTGGGCAGAGTGCTAAAACAAGAAGAAGAGGAGTTCATAGAAAtcaaagaggaggtggaggagagagcagttacagaggaggtggaggagagcgCTGtcaaagaagaagaagaggagacagAAGTCAAAGTGGAGGTTGAGGAGAGATCAGTCAAAGAAGACCGTGATGAGAGACCAggcactgaggaggaggaggagttggaGGGGAACAGAGAAATGGCTGCTCCAGATAtcggggaagaggaggaggaaatagATGGTGTCATTGATCCAG GAGAGAGCTCCAACCAAGGTTCGGACAGCGAGCCCAGTTTCACAACATCAGGAAACCATAAACAACACACAGGGTGGAAATCAAGGCAATTTAACCCACATACTCTTgcaggagagaagcctttccAATGCTCCCAGTGTGGAAAGTGTTTTAGTCGGGTGGAAAATTTAAATATACACCAGCTGGCTCAAAAAGGAGAAAAACCTTTTCACTGCTCCCAGTGTGGTAAGGGTTTCAGGCGTTTAGCAACTCTAAAGAAACACCAACtaactcacacaggagagaagtcTTACCACTGCTCTcagtgtgggaagagttttaGTCAGTTAGAAAACTTGAAGGAAcaccaactcacacacacaggagaaaagcctTATCACTGCTCTCAGTGTGGAAAGCGTTTCAGTCGGATAGAAAACCTAAATAGACACCAGCTAactcacactggagagaagcctttccACTGCTCCCAGTGTGGAAAGAATTTCCGGGATTTAGCAACACTCAAGAAACACCAGCtaactcacacaggagagaagtcTTACCACTGCTCccagtgtgggaagagtttcagtCAGTTTGGAAATCTAAAGAGACACCAGCTatctcacacaggagagaagccttacaaCTGCTCTCAATGCGGGAAGTGTTTTAGTCGTTCATCAAATCTGAAGACACACCAGTTAAAATATCACATCCATGACACTGGACAAAGTTCTGTTGCTTCAGCAGAAATTTCACTTCTACCCACACAAGTGAGAAACACGTAG
- the LOC105027475 gene encoding zinc finger protein 568-like isoform X1 — MTSTDVELLAKSDPPNCGPAMSKTKSRESLGSDFGAPGQRSWHQPERVSVKLEDCSQTLELNVIVKEEEGEGEEETGTEEKDEEEGEEMVRVGGEIKEEEMQIENDYDERVIVGRVLKQEEEEFIEIKEEVEERAVTEEVEESAVKEEEEETEVKVEVEERSVKEDRDERPGTEEEEELEGNREMAAPDIGEEEEEIDGVIDPGESSNQGSDSEPSFTTSGNHKQHTGWKSRQFNPHTLAGEKPFQCSQCGKCFSRVENLNIHQLAQKGEKPFHCSQCGKGFRRLATLKKHQLTHTGEKSYHCSQCGKSFSQLENLKEHQLTHTGEKPYHCSQCGKRFSRIENLNRHQLTHTGEKPFHCSQCGKNFRDLATLKKHQLTHTGEKSYHCSQCGKSFSQFGNLKRHQLSHTGEKPYNCSQCGKCFSRSSNLKTHQLKYHIHDTGQSSVASAEISLLPTQVRNT; from the exons ATCCGCCAAACTGCGGGCCTGCCATGTCTAAAACCAAGTCCAGAGAGTCCCTTGGTTCCGACTTTGGTGctccaggtcagaggtcatggcACCAGCCAGAGAGGGTGTCAGTGAAACTGGAAGACTGCAGTCAAACACTGGAGCTCAATGTTATTGtcaaagaggaagagggagagggagaggaggaaacaGGAACTGAGGAGAAAGATGAGGAAGAAGGGGAGGAGATGGTAAGAGTTGGAGGAGAAATCAAAGAGGAAGAGATGCAGATTGAAAATGATTATGATGAGAGAGTCATAGTGGGCAGAGTGCTAAAACAAGAAGAAGAGGAGTTCATAGAAAtcaaagaggaggtggaggagagagcagttacagaggaggtggaggagagcgCTGtcaaagaagaagaagaggagacagAAGTCAAAGTGGAGGTTGAGGAGAGATCAGTCAAAGAAGACCGTGATGAGAGACCAggcactgaggaggaggaggagttggaGGGGAACAGAGAAATGGCTGCTCCAGATAtcggggaagaggaggaggaaatagATGGTGTCATTGATCCAG GAGAGAGCTCCAACCAAGGTTCGGACAGCGAGCCCAGTTTCACAACATCAGGAAACCATAAACAACACACAGGGTGGAAATCAAGGCAATTTAACCCACATACTCTTgcaggagagaagcctttccAATGCTCCCAGTGTGGAAAGTGTTTTAGTCGGGTGGAAAATTTAAATATACACCAGCTGGCTCAAAAAGGAGAAAAACCTTTTCACTGCTCCCAGTGTGGTAAGGGTTTCAGGCGTTTAGCAACTCTAAAGAAACACCAACtaactcacacaggagagaagtcTTACCACTGCTCTcagtgtgggaagagttttaGTCAGTTAGAAAACTTGAAGGAAcaccaactcacacacacaggagaaaagcctTATCACTGCTCTCAGTGTGGAAAGCGTTTCAGTCGGATAGAAAACCTAAATAGACACCAGCTAactcacactggagagaagcctttccACTGCTCCCAGTGTGGAAAGAATTTCCGGGATTTAGCAACACTCAAGAAACACCAGCtaactcacacaggagagaagtcTTACCACTGCTCccagtgtgggaagagtttcagtCAGTTTGGAAATCTAAAGAGACACCAGCTatctcacacaggagagaagccttacaaCTGCTCTCAATGCGGGAAGTGTTTTAGTCGTTCATCAAATCTGAAGACACACCAGTTAAAATATCACATCCATGACACTGGACAAAGTTCTGTTGCTTCAGCAGAAATTTCACTTCTACCCACACAAGTGAGAAACACGTAG